The stretch of DNA CCTCGGTGCTCCCGGCCGCCGAGGGCCTCCATATCCACGTGCTCATCAACTACTTCTTCACCGCCGCCAGCAGTGTCGTCCTGGGGCTGCTCGGCGGATTCCTCATCAGCCGTGTCCTCGAACCACGCCTGGGCACCTACCAGGCGGCCGACGGCGAGGCCACGGGCGAGGACCTGACCCTCACCCCGGTGCAGCGCAAGGGACTCGCGGTCACCTGCGCGGTCGTCGGTGTGTACCTGGCGGCGGTCCTCGCGCTGTGGCTGCCACCGGGCGCGCCGCTGCGCGGGGAGGGCGGCGCCTTCGTGCCCTCGCCGGTGCTGACCGGTGTCGTCCCGGTGCTCTTCGGCGCCTTCCTGCTCGCCGGGCTCACCTACGGCTTCACGGTCAAGCAGCTCACCGGCACCGAGGACGTGGTCACCGCCATGACCGACTCGGTGAAGAACATGTCCGGCTACATCGTGATGATGTTCTTCGCCGCCCAGGTCATCGCGGTCTTCACCTGGTCCAACCTCGGGGTGCTGCTGGCGGTGAAGGCGGCCGCGCTGTTCAACTCCATCGGCGTGACCGGCTTCTGGGCGATCATCGCGTTCGTCCTGCTGGCCTCCTGCCTCAATCTGGTGATCCTCTCCGGATCCGCCCTGTGGTCCCTGGTCGGCCCCGTCTTCATCCCGGCCTTCATGCTGATGGACATGAGCCCGGCGCTCAGCCAGGCGGCCTTCCGCATCGGCGACTCGGCGACCGGCGCCATCACCCCGATGAACCCGTACCTTCTCCTGGTCCTGGCGATGGTCCGCGAATACGAACCGGAGGCCCGTCTGGGGACCCTCATCTCCCGGCTCGCCATCTTCGTGGTGCCGTTCCTGGTGGTGTGGCTGGCGATCCTCGGCATCTTCTACGGCCTGGACCTGCCGCTCGGCCCCGGAGCGCACATCGGCGTCAAATGACGCTTCCCGGGCACATGGTGACCACCATGTGCCCGGGACTCAGTCCAGGGGGCGGTCGTCCCGGTGGGCCCCGTAGACGCGGCCTGCCGGGACATGATCGTGCGCATCGAGGTGCCGCGCTCGGCCGATTCCGGGACCACGGGCCGCTTGCCACGATGTTCGAGCAACATGCTCCGACCCTAGGCGACCGCCGGGCCATGCGGCGGTCAGTACGCGGTCGGCCAGCCGCCGGACCAGCTCAGCAGGTTGACGCCCAGCTTCGGGGTGCCGTTGTCCTGGCCGTCGTAGTAGTGGTAGACGAGCAGATCGCCGTCGACGTCGCTCATCACCGACTGCCCGCCGGGGCCGATGTAGCGGCCGTGGGACTCGAGGACCGGGGTGCCGCCGTTGTTCATCATGTTCACCCCGCTCTTGTCGTAGTACGGACCGGTGGGGCTGGTGGCGCGGCCGACCTTGATCTTGTACGTGGAGCCGGTGCCCGCGCAGCAGGTGTCGTACGACGCGAACAGGTAGTAGTAGCCGTTGCGCTTGACGACCGACGGGCCCTCGATCGCCTTGGTGCCGGTGGGCCGGGAGGCGATGGCGTAGACCGTCCTGTCGCCCGTGTACTGCTTGCCGGTGGCCGGGTCCAGGCGGATCATCTTCAGCACCGACCACCATGAGCCGAACGACAGCCACCACGTTCCGTCGCCGTCGACGAAGAGGTTGGGGTCGATGGCGTTGTAGTCGCTGGAGCCGGTGGTGGAGTGCACGATGCCGCGGTCGGTCCAGGTCCCGGCCCTGCCGCTGGGGGAGGTGGCGAGGCCGATGGCGGAGTTGCTGGAGCCGAAGGACGAGACGGCGTAGTACATCAGATAGCCGCCACCCTGGTACGAGATGTCCGGCGCCCAGGGGTCGTTGTCGGCGGAGTACGTCCGCCACCAGGCGGGCGGGGTGGTGAAGGCGCTGCCCGAGCGGCTGAAGGCGATCCGGTCGGTGGAGGTGCGGGCCTCCAGACCGCCGTGGGTGGAGTAGAGCAGATAGGTGCCGTCGGCGGCGCGGACCATCGACGGGTCGTGGACGACGGTGTCGCCCGTCACCCGGCCGGGGTTGGGGTACGCGGAGGCGCTGGTGGGGAGCAGGGCGAGGAGGAGTGCGGTGGGCAGCGGGAGCCATCTGGTGCCGCGGTGCGCTTTCATGGCGGTTCTCCTCTCGTGGACCTGGGGTGGGCGCGCGTTCCGCGAGGGGAACTGACGGAGAGTCAATTCTAGTCGCGGGGCGCGCACATGGGCCCTGGGCCGGGGCCCAGGGCCCTTCCGCGCGAGGAAGCGCTTTCCGCCTTTCCGTCTATCGGTGTTCCTTCTCCCAGTCCGCCCTGGTGACCGGGGCGGGCCGGGGAAGCGGCCGGCCGTCCAGGTAGAGGTCGACCTTCTCGTTGTAGAACGCCACCAGCCCCGCGATGGGGGACACCTGGCGGGTCGGGAAGTCATAGGTCCAGGCGAGATCCGGGTGGGTGGCGGTGTCGGTCCGGACGGACCAGTAGCCGCTCGTCATGCCCTTGTACGGACAGCTGGTGACGGTCTGGGTGGGCTCCATGCGCGTCCAGTCCAGATACACCCGGTCCAGGTAGTAGCGCGTCGGGAGCCCCGTCTCCAGCACCATCACCGAGCTCGGGGCGTCGGCGAGCACGGCGCCGTCCAGCTCGACGCGCACGGCACGGCCGGACCTGAGCGCGTCGACGCGGGTGTACGGGCTCCTGGGGTGGACGAACACCTGCTCGTCCTCCTCGAACCAGGCGTCGATGGCCTCCCAGCGGAAGGTGACCTGGCCGACGATGCCGGAGGGCGCGTCCTCGCCCCATTCCCAGGCCGCGCCCGGGCGGGTGAGCGAGCCCATCCGGAGGCTCTGACGGCGCGCCCCGCCGACCTTCAGCGCCATGCTCCGGCCCTCGTCGACGAGCGCCCCCTCGACGATGTCGTCGCGGGGCACGCAGTACTGCGGATAGCCCGGCCAGAGCCACACATAGCGCGCCCGCACGGTGTCGAAGACGGGACGGCCGGCCACGAAGCCACGGATGCGGCGGGGTACGGGCTCCACATGCCCGACCGGAACGATCATCGCGGGGTAGTCCGGTGTGTCCGGCGGGTACTCCGTCATGCCTCTTCCAGGGCCTCTCCGAACTCGCGCAGCGCCTTCCCGTGCTGGCTGTGGGCCAGTCCGTGCCCCACCGCTATGGCCGCCGCCACCGGCCAGTCGATGATCCCGACGGCGGCGATGACGCCGAGCCCGGCGAGGAAGCAGAGCTGCTCCTGCGAGGGCAGCTCCACCCGCCGCCCATCGAACTGGACGGTCACCGAATGGCGCGCGCACACGACCTCGGCCGCGGCGCGGGGGCCGCGCGTCCGCTTGGTGGCCGGAGCCGGCGCCCGGGAGGATGCGCTGGTGGGAGGGGCTGTCTTGGTCGCTCTGGCCATGGCTTCGATCCGTTCGTCGACCTTGACGGACATCCGCGCGATGACATTTTCCACTCTAATCCAACCTCCACGGCTCATGCCCGGTGGCAGCTACTTGCCATGATTTCGGCCGGTCCGGCGAGAAGGGAGCGGTTGCGTTCGCGGCTCCCTTGTGCGGTCAGAGCACCTCGCTCCGGTTGTGGCCAGGGGCTCGCCGAAGCGTCGGTGGCGGCCTTGGCTTC from Streptomyces asiaticus encodes:
- a CDS encoding AbgT family transporter, whose product is MPAVTGLPVPGGTSPDKERRGRLDRVLSFVERAGNALPNPMVLFAGLFALLAVVSTVLAFAGVAVTVPGTDDTKSIGGLLTGEGLRWLLENLIPNFATFPPIGAVLVLIMVVGLAEKTGLLETAMRATLARVPRAVLPYAVAIIASQAHMMSDVGAIVLPPLAALVFKSAGRHPVAGLIGGFACVTAGYAAGFTIGSLDALYVGITQQAASVLPAAEGLHIHVLINYFFTAASSVVLGLLGGFLISRVLEPRLGTYQAADGEATGEDLTLTPVQRKGLAVTCAVVGVYLAAVLALWLPPGAPLRGEGGAFVPSPVLTGVVPVLFGAFLLAGLTYGFTVKQLTGTEDVVTAMTDSVKNMSGYIVMMFFAAQVIAVFTWSNLGVLLAVKAAALFNSIGVTGFWAIIAFVLLASCLNLVILSGSALWSLVGPVFIPAFMLMDMSPALSQAAFRIGDSATGAITPMNPYLLLVLAMVREYEPEARLGTLISRLAIFVVPFLVVWLAILGIFYGLDLPLGPGAHIGVK
- a CDS encoding arabinan endo-1,5-alpha-L-arabinosidase; protein product: MKAHRGTRWLPLPTALLLALLPTSASAYPNPGRVTGDTVVHDPSMVRAADGTYLLYSTHGGLEARTSTDRIAFSRSGSAFTTPPAWWRTYSADNDPWAPDISYQGGGYLMYYAVSSFGSSNSAIGLATSPSGRAGTWTDRGIVHSTTGSSDYNAIDPNLFVDGDGTWWLSFGSWWSVLKMIRLDPATGKQYTGDRTVYAIASRPTGTKAIEGPSVVKRNGYYYLFASYDTCCAGTGSTYKIKVGRATSPTGPYYDKSGVNMMNNGGTPVLESHGRYIGPGGQSVMSDVDGDLLVYHYYDGQDNGTPKLGVNLLSWSGGWPTAY
- a CDS encoding DUF427 domain-containing protein; this translates as MTEYPPDTPDYPAMIVPVGHVEPVPRRIRGFVAGRPVFDTVRARYVWLWPGYPQYCVPRDDIVEGALVDEGRSMALKVGGARRQSLRMGSLTRPGAAWEWGEDAPSGIVGQVTFRWEAIDAWFEEDEQVFVHPRSPYTRVDALRSGRAVRVELDGAVLADAPSSVMVLETGLPTRYYLDRVYLDWTRMEPTQTVTSCPYKGMTSGYWSVRTDTATHPDLAWTYDFPTRQVSPIAGLVAFYNEKVDLYLDGRPLPRPAPVTRADWEKEHR